The following coding sequences are from one Candidatus Aminicenantes bacterium window:
- a CDS encoding 2,3-bisphosphoglycerate-independent phosphoglycerate mutase: protein MEREELFRKISVENEKKMVLVVLDGLGGLPVKGKTELETARTPNLDLLAEESELGLSHPIAPGITPGSGPAHLSLFGYDPLKYEIGRGILEALGVGISVGKRDVAVRGNFATLENGLINDRRAGRIATDKNRELVAYLNDKITKIEDVEIKLTSGEEHRFVLLLTGDGLSDQLTDADPEAVGRPIMYARAKDEGAVKTVRIINRFIDRLTEELKSFHPANTCLLRGYAQYPAIPAMKELFKLKTAAIAVYPMYKGLAQLVGMDILLTGRSIEDQIKTLKEHYAAYDFFFLHIKKTDSYGEDGNFAGKVSVIEEFDRFMPALLELLPDVLVITGDHSTPALLKAHSWHPNPVLIKAAFQRQMPAAALFLDAIAVHEPGTRSRGKGQAIEVRGKFSEKTCANGILGNFNAMDVLPLMMANALKFKKYGA from the coding sequence ATGGAACGAGAAGAGTTGTTCAGGAAGATCAGCGTCGAGAATGAAAAAAAAATGGTGCTGGTGGTGCTGGACGGCCTGGGCGGGCTGCCGGTCAAGGGCAAAACCGAGCTGGAAACGGCGCGCACGCCGAACCTCGACCTGCTGGCCGAGGAAAGCGAACTGGGCTTAAGCCATCCCATCGCGCCGGGCATCACCCCGGGCAGCGGCCCGGCCCATCTTTCACTTTTCGGCTACGATCCCCTCAAATATGAGATTGGCCGGGGGATTCTCGAAGCCCTGGGCGTGGGCATCAGCGTCGGCAAAAGGGACGTGGCCGTGCGTGGCAATTTCGCTACCCTGGAAAACGGCCTGATCAACGACCGCCGGGCCGGGCGCATCGCCACCGATAAAAACCGTGAATTAGTCGCTTATCTGAACGATAAAATTACTAAAATAGAAGACGTCGAAATCAAGCTGACTTCGGGAGAAGAACATCGTTTTGTCCTGCTATTGACCGGCGACGGCTTGAGCGACCAGCTGACCGACGCCGATCCCGAAGCCGTGGGCCGGCCGATCATGTATGCCAGGGCAAAAGATGAAGGCGCCGTTAAAACGGTCCGCATCATCAACCGCTTCATCGATCGCCTGACCGAGGAGCTGAAGTCTTTTCACCCGGCCAACACCTGCCTGCTGCGCGGCTACGCCCAGTACCCGGCCATCCCGGCCATGAAGGAATTGTTCAAGCTGAAAACGGCCGCCATCGCCGTTTACCCCATGTACAAGGGGCTGGCCCAGTTGGTCGGCATGGATATCCTGCTGACCGGACGCAGCATCGAGGACCAGATCAAGACGCTGAAGGAACATTACGCCGCTTACGATTTCTTTTTCCTCCACATCAAGAAAACCGATTCCTACGGCGAGGACGGGAATTTCGCCGGTAAAGTTTCGGTCATCGAAGAATTCGATCGCTTTATGCCAGCGCTGCTCGAATTGCTGCCCGACGTGCTGGTCATTACCGGCGACCATTCCACCCCGGCGCTGCTCAAGGCCCATTCCTGGCATCCCAACCCGGTGCTAATCAAGGCCGCCTTTCAAAGGCAGATGCCGGCGGCAGCCCTTTTCTTGGACGCGATCGCCGTTCACGAACCGGGGACCCGCTCCCGGGGCAAAGGACAGGCAATCGAGGTGCGCGGGAAATTCAGCGAAAAAACCTGCGCCAACGGCATCCTGGGGAATTTTAACGCCATGGACGTCCTGCCGCTGATGATGGCCAACGCGCTGAAGTTCAAAAAATACGGTGCCTGA
- a CDS encoding MBL fold metallo-hydrolase: MPYLALAVGGMETNAYIFYSALSRRCFIIDPGAEAGKIIGRIESEKLLPLAVVLTHGHADHAGAAAEVIRHFHIPLWLHQADEQVVRSLVNREFAALFGVALPPPAERLLVDGEIIGADDLAMTVIHSPGHTPGSILLRSGNLLFTGDTLFQGDVGRTDLPGGDAKQLEKSLDKIKKFPPASIVLPGHGGASTLEQELATNPYL, from the coding sequence ATGCCCTACCTGGCGCTCGCGGTCGGCGGGATGGAAACCAACGCCTATATTTTTTATTCCGCCCTCAGCCGCCGCTGCTTCATCATCGATCCCGGCGCCGAGGCCGGGAAGATCATCGGCCGCATCGAGAGCGAAAAGCTGCTGCCGCTGGCCGTTGTCCTGACCCACGGCCATGCCGATCATGCCGGCGCCGCCGCCGAAGTGATCCGCCATTTTCATATCCCGCTGTGGCTTCACCAGGCCGACGAACAGGTCGTACGCTCGCTGGTCAACCGCGAATTCGCCGCCCTGTTCGGCGTCGCGCTGCCGCCGCCGGCCGAACGCCTGCTGGTTGACGGGGAGATAATCGGTGCCGACGACCTGGCCATGACCGTGATCCACAGTCCGGGTCATACTCCGGGATCGATCCTGTTGCGCAGCGGCAACCTGCTTTTCACCGGTGACACCCTGTTTCAGGGCGATGTCGGCCGCACCGACCTGCCCGGCGGCGATGCGAAACAGCTCGAGAAATCCCTGGACAAGATCAAAAAGTTCCCCCCGGCGTCGATTGTGCTGCCCGGTCATGGCGGGGCCAGCACCCTGGAACAAGAGCTGGCCACCAACCCCTATCTCTGA